One Methanobacterium sp. genomic region harbors:
- a CDS encoding class I SAM-dependent methyltransferase: protein MWKDIQDHETNHSPNEGAIEARWDKTAAQFRRWMDVDDYPLKLMQRVKLKAEWSLLDIGCGAGAVSIPAAKKADRVTALDISSEMLKILKEDAQKEHLSNITCMHRSWTDIAVGKDIEPHDVVVASRSVGREPDIQSALEKIDSAASGYVYITVWGGGEHGHCRGVPAALGRPYRDTQDHVYFYNILSQMGIHANVEHLECHSRLIYNDLDEAMESCKISLGPLSEKEEKTARAYLDKTLIRLENGMLEMPDSRPVWSLIWWKK, encoded by the coding sequence ATGTGGAAAGACATACAGGATCATGAAACCAATCATTCCCCCAATGAAGGCGCAATAGAAGCCAGATGGGACAAAACTGCTGCACAATTTAGAAGGTGGATGGACGTAGATGACTACCCCCTGAAACTGATGCAGCGGGTGAAGTTAAAGGCAGAATGGTCCCTGCTTGATATCGGCTGCGGTGCTGGTGCAGTTTCAATACCTGCAGCAAAAAAAGCAGATAGAGTTACTGCACTGGATATTTCAAGTGAAATGCTGAAAATATTAAAGGAAGATGCTCAAAAAGAACACCTTTCCAATATAACATGCATGCACCGCTCCTGGACAGACATTGCAGTGGGAAAAGATATCGAACCCCATGATGTCGTGGTTGCATCCCGGTCCGTGGGGCGGGAGCCTGATATTCAAAGCGCCCTTGAGAAGATTGACAGCGCAGCGTCCGGATATGTATATATTACCGTCTGGGGCGGTGGAGAACATGGGCACTGCAGAGGTGTCCCTGCAGCCCTTGGAAGACCTTACAGGGACACACAGGACCATGTATATTTTTACAATATCCTATCCCAGATGGGCATACATGCCAATGTTGAACACCTGGAGTGCCACAGCCGCCTGATCTATAATGACCTCGATGAGGCCATGGAAAGCTGCAAAATTAGTCTTGGCCCTTTAAGTGAAAAAGAAGAAAAAACAGCAAGGGCTTATCTGGACAAAACATTGATAAGGCTTGAAAATGGGATGCTTGAAATGCCGGACAGTAGGCCTGTGTGGTCTCTGATCTGGTGGAAAAAATAA
- a CDS encoding ABC transporter ATP-binding protein has product MSKILEINHAGFSYNQKENIFNDVNLSLENGDVLCILGPNGTGKSTLIKCMNGLLKLNSGNILINNQNIHSLNKNDLAKIIGYIPQSHNSTFAFSVFDVVLMGRAPHLSLTSVPGDKDYKIAEEALKSLGISHLTDKTYTEISGGERQMVLIARVLAQQPQILLLDEPTSHLDFGNQIRTLDVINKLAENGLSVIMTSHFPDHAFLSSNKVAIMNGGTIMEMGTPESVITEENMRRAYNIDVKIMEVDEHRKACIPMPIK; this is encoded by the coding sequence ATGAGCAAAATTCTTGAAATAAATCATGCAGGGTTTTCTTACAATCAAAAAGAGAATATTTTTAATGATGTAAACCTTTCACTTGAAAATGGAGACGTCCTATGCATACTAGGTCCCAATGGAACCGGAAAATCAACTTTAATCAAATGTATGAACGGTTTGCTTAAATTAAACAGTGGAAATATCCTCATAAACAACCAAAACATTCATTCGCTGAATAAAAATGATTTAGCAAAGATAATAGGTTACATACCCCAATCTCACAATTCAACATTTGCATTTTCAGTCTTCGATGTGGTTTTAATGGGCAGAGCACCTCATTTAAGTTTAACATCAGTTCCAGGAGATAAAGACTACAAAATAGCTGAAGAGGCATTAAAAAGCCTTGGAATTTCCCACCTGACCGATAAAACTTACACCGAAATAAGCGGAGGAGAACGGCAGATGGTGCTCATAGCAAGAGTTTTAGCCCAGCAGCCCCAAATACTGCTTCTTGATGAACCAACATCACATCTGGACTTTGGAAACCAGATACGTACCCTCGATGTCATAAATAAACTGGCAGAAAATGGATTATCTGTCATTATGACTTCACACTTTCCAGACCATGCTTTTTTATCATCCAATAAAGTTGCCATTATGAACGGCGGGACAATTATGGAAATGGGAACGCCGGAAAGCGTTATTACAGAAGAAAACATGAGACGTGCATATAATATCGACGTTAAAATAATGGAAGTAGACGAACACAGAAAAGCATGTATACCCATGCCCATAAAATAA
- a CDS encoding ABC transporter substrate-binding protein, with product MDKKIIIGAIAVIAVVAVVAGYMSLGSSIPGTGNTTLTDMTGRTVHVPGEVISVLATSPPVTNIVYMLAPDKLGGWNSNLTADSKKYMPEKYQNLTVVGGWFGTYTGNPETFIAANPSLILDDVSVSGNSSSAAQISDMQSKMGSISVVAVLSSTNVTNYTPSIQFLGKILGEEEQANKLISFYNNVSKIVNSTVSTIPEDEKVTVYYAEGSSGLQTDPSGSSHSQLINLCGGINVAQVAVKQGMGMSQVGMEQVLSWNPEIIITNNKQFYSSVYSNSSWKDVKAVQDKKVYLAPTSPIGWFDRPPGVNTIIGIPWTAKVLYPDKFKDLNMTKLTKEFYMEFYHYNLTDSDVQDLLNNQMS from the coding sequence ATGGATAAAAAAATTATAATAGGGGCAATAGCAGTAATTGCAGTTGTAGCTGTTGTGGCAGGATACATGAGCCTTGGCAGCTCCATTCCCGGCACAGGCAACACTACCCTCACAGATATGACAGGGAGGACTGTTCACGTGCCTGGTGAAGTAATCTCAGTACTTGCAACATCTCCCCCTGTAACCAATATAGTTTATATGTTAGCCCCAGATAAACTTGGAGGCTGGAATTCAAACTTAACAGCTGATTCAAAGAAATACATGCCTGAGAAATATCAAAACCTGACGGTAGTCGGAGGATGGTTTGGTACATACACAGGTAACCCTGAAACATTCATAGCAGCAAACCCCTCTCTAATATTAGACGATGTGAGTGTGAGTGGAAACAGTTCTTCTGCAGCGCAAATAAGTGACATGCAGAGTAAAATGGGCAGCATATCAGTAGTGGCAGTTTTAAGTTCAACAAACGTCACAAATTACACTCCATCCATTCAGTTCCTTGGAAAGATACTTGGAGAAGAGGAACAGGCAAATAAACTGATATCATTCTACAACAACGTGTCAAAAATCGTTAACAGCACAGTTTCAACCATTCCAGAAGATGAAAAAGTGACTGTTTACTATGCTGAAGGGTCATCAGGTCTTCAGACAGATCCAAGTGGTTCATCACATTCCCAGCTCATAAACCTCTGCGGAGGTATAAATGTTGCGCAAGTAGCAGTTAAACAGGGTATGGGAATGTCACAGGTTGGAATGGAACAGGTGCTTAGCTGGAACCCTGAAATCATCATAACCAATAACAAACAGTTCTACAGCAGCGTCTACTCTAACTCATCATGGAAAGATGTCAAAGCAGTTCAGGATAAAAAGGTTTATCTTGCGCCAACTTCCCCTATAGGCTGGTTTGATAGACCTCCGGGTGTAAACACCATTATTGGGATACCATGGACAGCTAAAGTACTCTACCCTGACAAATTCAAGGACCTGAACATGACAAAACTGACAAAAGAATTTTACATGGAGTTCTACCATTACAACTTGACAGACAGCGATGTGCAAGACTTACTGAACAATCAAATGTCCTAA
- the fwdF gene encoding tungsten-dependent formylmethanofuran dehydrogenase subunit FwdF: MRIERNGDQVRCLDYNSENCIGCGICVDICPTNSLKLGPVLPIARGLLKMDYVSVNEDTCALCGLCASACAFKAMKCSINGEDMAKMEVYPKWSHEAAVNDDACVYCRKCETACPRDAITVTRTLPKRADLVIGEIEIKEDECINCGVCEEMCPAEAIKIKETGKNSYSISVDEDKCVYCLVCKRACPENAIKAACRLCSYGEYELDPEKYSVTGKLILDEEDCIKCGWCEDICPKEAVTVIKPFEGEISTGNTECKGDSCHACQDVCPCNAITVVDGKAQVNPDHCILCGVCTNVCPQQNIVIKRNNMNLGNVRSKSWDKILSNLTE; the protein is encoded by the coding sequence ATGAGAATAGAAAGAAACGGCGACCAGGTACGTTGTCTGGATTATAATAGTGAAAACTGTATAGGCTGTGGGATATGCGTAGATATCTGCCCAACTAATTCTTTAAAGTTAGGCCCAGTTCTACCTATAGCCAGAGGACTGCTAAAAATGGATTATGTTTCAGTAAATGAAGACACATGTGCTTTATGCGGGTTATGTGCATCTGCATGTGCATTTAAGGCCATGAAATGCAGCATAAATGGCGAAGATATGGCTAAAATGGAAGTGTACCCAAAATGGTCCCATGAAGCAGCAGTTAATGATGATGCCTGCGTATACTGCCGTAAATGCGAAACTGCCTGTCCAAGAGATGCAATAACAGTTACAAGAACACTCCCTAAAAGAGCAGACCTTGTAATTGGAGAAATTGAAATCAAAGAAGATGAATGCATAAACTGCGGCGTATGTGAAGAAATGTGCCCTGCAGAAGCCATTAAAATCAAAGAAACAGGTAAAAATTCATACAGCATCTCAGTTGACGAAGATAAATGTGTATACTGCCTCGTATGTAAACGAGCATGTCCTGAAAATGCAATAAAGGCAGCATGCAGATTATGTTCCTATGGAGAGTACGAGCTCGACCCTGAAAAGTATTCAGTTACCGGTAAATTAATCTTAGATGAAGAAGACTGTATTAAATGCGGATGGTGCGAGGATATCTGTCCAAAAGAGGCAGTTACCGTTATTAAACCATTTGAAGGAGAAATATCTACCGGAAACACTGAATGTAAAGGTGACTCCTGCCATGCATGTCAGGATGTTTGCCCATGTAACGCTATAACAGTTGTGGACGGGAAAGCCCAGGTGAACCCTGATCACTGTATACTCTGCGGTGTATGCACTAACGTGTGCCCTCAACAGAATATAGTTATAAAACGGAACAACATGAACCTCGGAAACGTGCGTTCAAAGTCATGGGATAAAATATTATCAAACCTGACAGAATAG
- a CDS encoding class I SAM-dependent methyltransferase, giving the protein MEAVNINTENKAILDIDNIDWNGMWNEALQKMPRENEKTRWDKIAPKFNEWMKTDDYPQILASKIHKEPDYSVLDLGCGNGSITLEVAKHVKQVTAVDMSGEMLKFVEENAQKKGISNIEYMQSSIEDLDPDKIGQYDVVIASRSLGNVLNLKKELKKIDNIARKYVYMTHWSATSHQFEKDLSEIIGVPHYTSPDYMYVYNMLYQMGIYASLEPIECVSRHIYQDLDDAVERRIWKLGWTTNNIGEEKKVKIEDFLKNKLIERDDGTLEYTTNDPNWMLLWWKK; this is encoded by the coding sequence TTGGAGGCGGTAAATATAAATACAGAAAATAAAGCGATTTTAGATATAGATAATATTGATTGGAACGGAATGTGGAACGAAGCACTCCAGAAAATGCCCCGGGAAAATGAAAAAACCAGGTGGGATAAAATCGCACCAAAATTCAATGAATGGATGAAAACAGATGACTACCCCCAGATTTTAGCATCAAAAATCCATAAAGAACCAGATTACAGTGTTCTGGATTTAGGCTGCGGCAATGGAAGCATTACGCTTGAAGTTGCAAAACATGTCAAACAGGTGACTGCGGTGGACATGTCAGGTGAAATGCTGAAGTTTGTTGAAGAAAATGCCCAAAAAAAGGGTATTTCAAACATTGAATATATGCAAAGCTCAATTGAGGACCTTGATCCTGACAAAATAGGTCAGTATGATGTAGTAATAGCATCACGATCACTTGGAAACGTTCTTAACCTCAAAAAAGAGCTTAAAAAGATAGACAACATTGCCAGAAAGTATGTATACATGACACACTGGAGTGCAACAAGTCATCAGTTCGAAAAAGATCTTTCCGAAATTATAGGTGTACCCCACTACACTTCCCCCGATTATATGTATGTATACAACATGCTCTATCAGATGGGCATATATGCCAGTTTAGAACCGATTGAATGTGTATCCCGACATATATATCAGGATTTAGACGATGCAGTAGAACGCCGCATATGGAAACTGGGGTGGACTACAAATAATATCGGAGAAGAAAAAAAAGTGAAAATTGAAGATTTTTTGAAAAATAAACTCATTGAAAGGGACGATGGGACCCTTGAATACACCACCAATGATCCTAACTGGATGTTGCTGTGGTGGAAAAAGTAA
- a CDS encoding ABC transporter substrate-binding protein, which produces MNKNQKIIIIAAVAIIAIISIIVYANYQSSSFNSGQITDMAGRSVNVPADINKTYSTAGSVTVLLYMLAPDTMIGWNSLNGTQNYMPAKYRELPVLGGGQGQGQQTAGYETIIEKDPDLIFTGHSGSNDTISSIQQKYGSIPVVDVEGDNNLSNIASAIKFMGYALGKQNQSTELINFYNDVLNQVNSTVSTIPDSQKKKVYYARSADGLTTFAPDSPQTQLINICGGKSVVQSPVASGGMSVSLELILEWNPDVIITSSSEFYKNVYSDKSWQSVNAVKNKQVYLTPQDPFNWFESPPGANTIIGIPWTAKVLYPDKFTNLDMNNLTKEFYSKFYHYNLTSSEISSILSSSGLNES; this is translated from the coding sequence ATGAACAAGAATCAAAAAATCATAATAATCGCAGCAGTTGCAATAATAGCCATTATCAGCATAATTGTGTACGCAAATTATCAAAGCTCAAGCTTCAACAGCGGACAAATTACAGATATGGCAGGTAGAAGCGTTAACGTGCCTGCCGATATTAACAAAACATATTCAACAGCAGGATCGGTTACTGTACTGCTTTACATGCTTGCTCCTGACACGATGATAGGCTGGAATAGCCTGAACGGGACACAAAATTACATGCCAGCTAAATATAGAGAACTTCCAGTTTTAGGAGGCGGACAAGGTCAGGGACAGCAAACTGCCGGTTATGAAACCATAATAGAAAAAGATCCAGACTTAATTTTTACAGGACACAGTGGAAGTAATGACACCATCAGTAGTATCCAGCAAAAATACGGCAGTATTCCTGTTGTGGATGTGGAAGGAGATAACAATCTAAGCAACATTGCATCTGCGATCAAATTTATGGGCTATGCTCTTGGTAAACAGAACCAGTCAACCGAGCTGATTAACTTTTACAATGATGTGTTAAATCAGGTTAACAGTACGGTATCAACAATACCAGACTCCCAGAAGAAAAAAGTTTACTATGCCCGAAGTGCCGACGGGTTAACCACTTTTGCCCCTGATTCGCCGCAGACACAGCTTATAAATATCTGCGGGGGTAAAAGTGTTGTCCAGTCCCCAGTTGCAAGCGGGGGTATGAGTGTTTCACTGGAATTAATTCTGGAGTGGAACCCTGATGTTATCATTACAAGTAGTTCAGAATTCTACAAAAATGTGTACTCAGACAAATCATGGCAGAGTGTAAACGCGGTTAAAAATAAACAGGTTTATTTAACTCCACAGGATCCATTCAACTGGTTTGAAAGCCCGCCCGGAGCAAATACAATTATAGGAATACCATGGACAGCCAAAGTGTTATATCCAGATAAATTCACAAATTTAGACATGAATAACCTTACAAAAGAGTTCTACTCAAAGTTCTATCACTATAATCTAACCAGCAGCGAAATTTCCAGTATACTGAGCTCTTCAGGGCTAAATGAATCATGA
- a CDS encoding iron ABC transporter substrate-binding protein encodes MDKKIIVAVVAVIAVIAVVAGYMNYANAIPGTGNTTITDMLGRTVHVPGEINMVLSTSPTTTTTVYMLAPDKLGGWNFNLTDSAKKYIPSKYQNLPTIGGWFGQNTGNYETFISMNPDVVLEGYNIQGDPNSTITERQKNMGSIPVVGVQDTTNVTQYAPSIKFLGQLLGEEGQADKLISFYNNMTQTVNSTVSTIPQDQKARVYYAEGTAGLQTDPSGSMHGQLIDLCGGINVATVPANLKSGGMTQVSMEQVLNWNPDVIITENSQFYNSVYSNSSWQEVPAVKNHRVYLAPNAPFSWFDHPPAVNTIIGIPWTAKVIYPDKFQNLNMTKLTKEFYSDFYHVNLTDSDVKNILNNQTI; translated from the coding sequence ATGGATAAAAAGATTATAGTGGCTGTAGTGGCCGTTATTGCAGTTATAGCAGTGGTAGCAGGGTACATGAATTATGCAAATGCAATTCCCGGCACAGGAAATACCACCATCACAGATATGCTGGGAAGAACCGTTCATGTACCTGGTGAAATCAATATGGTTTTATCTACATCCCCAACAACAACCACAACAGTCTATATGCTGGCTCCAGATAAACTAGGGGGCTGGAACTTTAACCTCACAGACTCAGCAAAGAAATACATACCTTCAAAATACCAGAATCTACCTACAATAGGTGGCTGGTTCGGTCAAAATACAGGTAACTACGAAACATTCATATCAATGAATCCAGACGTTGTGCTTGAGGGCTATAATATTCAAGGAGATCCAAACTCCACTATAACTGAACGGCAGAAAAATATGGGCAGCATTCCTGTTGTAGGTGTGCAGGACACCACAAACGTAACACAGTATGCCCCTTCTATTAAGTTCCTGGGACAGCTGCTTGGAGAAGAAGGACAGGCTGATAAACTTATATCATTCTACAACAACATGACACAAACTGTCAACAGCACAGTTTCAACCATACCTCAAGACCAGAAAGCGAGGGTTTACTACGCTGAAGGAACAGCAGGACTGCAGACAGACCCATCAGGCTCGATGCACGGTCAGTTAATAGACCTCTGCGGAGGAATTAACGTTGCCACTGTCCCTGCAAACCTGAAAAGTGGAGGTATGACTCAGGTATCCATGGAACAGGTTTTAAACTGGAATCCAGATGTCATAATAACTGAAAACTCTCAGTTCTACAACAGCGTCTATTCCAATTCCTCATGGCAGGAAGTTCCAGCAGTGAAAAATCACAGAGTTTACCTGGCACCAAATGCACCTTTCAGCTGGTTTGACCATCCTCCAGCAGTTAACACTATTATTGGAATACCATGGACCGCCAAAGTAATTTACCCAGACAAATTCCAGAACTTGAACATGACCAAACTCACTAAAGAGTTTTACTCCGATTTCTACCACGTAAACCTGACAGACAGCGATGTGAAAAACATATTGAACAACCAGACAATTTAA
- a CDS encoding 4Fe-4S binding protein, with protein MPVIIDTEKCGKIQNCPGEGLCIKICEQNAIEERDGDVFLIPEKCDDCDLCIQSCPNKAISKDG; from the coding sequence ATGCCAGTGATAATTGATACAGAAAAGTGTGGTAAAATTCAAAACTGTCCTGGAGAAGGACTATGCATAAAAATCTGCGAACAAAATGCAATAGAAGAAAGAGATGGAGATGTATTCCTGATACCTGAAAAATGCGACGATTGTGACTTATGTATTCAAAGCTGTCCAAATAAAGCTATATCTAAGGATGGGTAA
- a CDS encoding class I SAM-dependent methyltransferase — protein MIKIDPTNEKIVKCDWNELWNDALGKLPKKNSRSWDNVAPKFKKNKGKNDYSRRLLEKIKLEPEDTLLDIGCGSGNITLPLARKAKKVTALDISKKMLHLLEEDASENGLNNITPLNRRLEDVLLNKDIEPHDVVVASRSLNGVYNIKQILEEINVIAKKYVYITLWGANNVKFQNEISKIIGREFHQHPTYIYAYNMLYELGIYANIEILKYDNSSYYSSIDEAIETFRWKMVNLNQMEEDILREYLAEKMVKIHDSKFKFPHNKPDWALIWWKKE, from the coding sequence GTGATCAAAATAGACCCCACCAATGAAAAAATTGTAAAATGTGATTGGAACGAATTGTGGAACGATGCCCTTGGAAAATTACCTAAAAAAAACTCCAGATCATGGGATAATGTAGCACCCAAATTTAAAAAAAATAAGGGAAAAAATGACTATTCCAGAAGGCTTTTGGAGAAAATAAAATTAGAACCTGAGGACACCTTACTGGATATAGGGTGCGGCAGCGGTAATATAACCCTACCACTTGCCAGGAAAGCAAAAAAAGTCACAGCCCTAGACATTTCAAAAAAAATGCTTCATTTACTGGAAGAAGATGCTTCTGAAAACGGGCTAAATAATATTACCCCCCTTAACAGGCGTCTGGAAGACGTGCTGTTAAACAAAGATATAGAACCCCACGACGTGGTTGTGGCGTCGCGGTCTCTAAACGGGGTTTACAACATCAAACAGATACTTGAAGAAATCAATGTAATTGCTAAAAAATACGTTTATATAACATTATGGGGTGCCAATAATGTAAAATTTCAAAATGAAATATCAAAAATCATAGGAAGAGAATTTCACCAACATCCAACTTATATTTATGCATATAACATGCTCTATGAGCTGGGAATTTATGCAAATATTGAAATTTTAAAGTACGACAACAGCAGTTATTATTCCAGCATTGATGAAGCGATAGAAACCTTCAGGTGGAAAATGGTAAACCTGAATCAAATGGAGGAAGATATTTTAAGGGAATATCTAGCTGAAAAAATGGTTAAAATACACGACTCAAAGTTTAAATTTCCCCATAATAAGCCCGATTGGGCCTTAATATGGTGGAAAAAGGAATAA
- a CDS encoding TOBE domain-containing protein: MPDKKMRYKLDVEIEMGDKTISMNNKKSKLLQCIDKYGSIAKASEETGIPYRTALKNIEIMETELGSPMVVTKRGGKGGGGSSELTDEGKQVLFEFIKVNRALKKHVDLNEMIGTISAVDNEKRVMKVALGKNEITLPTAENFDVGDDVLISLSPGSIFVTLEPHESSVRNTFEGTITKMQFKDDAVRLDVDVGGDNVIADITELSREKLDLNIGKRVFIGFKAVSADIIKID; the protein is encoded by the coding sequence ATGCCAGATAAAAAAATGAGATATAAATTGGACGTAGAAATTGAAATGGGCGATAAAACTATATCTATGAACAATAAGAAGTCTAAGCTTCTTCAATGTATAGATAAATATGGTTCCATCGCTAAAGCGTCAGAAGAGACAGGTATTCCCTATAGAACTGCCCTTAAAAATATAGAAATTATGGAAACAGAATTGGGTTCACCTATGGTGGTCACAAAAAGGGGTGGAAAAGGAGGTGGAGGCAGCAGCGAGCTTACAGATGAAGGTAAACAGGTTTTATTTGAATTTATCAAAGTCAACAGGGCTTTAAAAAAACATGTTGATTTAAACGAAATGATAGGCACTATTTCTGCTGTAGATAACGAAAAAAGGGTTATGAAGGTTGCTTTAGGTAAAAATGAAATAACTCTCCCAACTGCAGAAAATTTTGACGTTGGAGATGATGTCCTTATCTCGTTAAGTCCGGGTAGTATATTTGTAACCCTTGAGCCTCATGAGTCCAGTGTTAGAAACACATTTGAAGGAACAATAACCAAAATGCAGTTTAAAGACGATGCTGTGCGTCTTGATGTGGATGTTGGTGGAGATAATGTCATCGCAGATATTACTGAACTTTCACGTGAAAAACTGGATTTAAATATTGGAAAAAGAGTATTTATTGGATTTAAAGCAGTTTCTGCGGATATAATCAAAATAGATTGA
- a CDS encoding iron ABC transporter permease produces the protein MGNDTTTQKIGPQTLKKSIQKTIKETSVISVLILLPVILFFASFLIGRYPVSPLDVLMALLPIKTNLSPAVYTVVWDIRLPRIIAAMIVGAALSVSGASFQGTFQNPLVSPDILGVSAGAGFGAALAILLGSSPVMIQVMAFIFGLSAVSLTYFLSRNFRGNTILMMVLGGIAIGALFSAFTSCIKYLADPNSKLPEIVYWLMGSLASVNSSSIMMISVPILIGFTALLLVRWRLNVLSMGDDEARALGINIDRLRILVITCCTLLTAAAVSISGIIGWVGLVIPHVARMIVGPDHRKLLPASIALGAFFLLLVDDVCRTAVSIEIPLGILTAIIGAPFFVYLLNKGYEGWS, from the coding sequence ATGGGCAATGATACTACTACCCAAAAAATAGGTCCCCAGACCCTTAAAAAATCAATTCAAAAAACCATTAAGGAAACATCCGTAATAAGCGTGTTGATACTACTGCCAGTTATCTTATTTTTTGCATCTTTTTTAATAGGGAGATATCCCGTTTCACCATTAGACGTTCTAATGGCTCTTTTACCAATTAAAACAAATTTATCCCCTGCAGTTTACACTGTAGTCTGGGACATAAGGTTACCCAGAATAATAGCTGCAATGATAGTCGGCGCTGCATTATCAGTTTCAGGGGCCTCATTCCAGGGAACATTCCAGAACCCGCTGGTATCTCCAGATATTCTTGGTGTTTCAGCAGGTGCAGGATTTGGAGCCGCTCTAGCTATCTTATTAGGCTCATCTCCAGTAATGATACAGGTTATGGCATTTATATTCGGTCTTAGTGCAGTTAGCCTTACTTATTTCCTGAGCAGGAACTTCAGGGGCAACACCATTTTAATGATGGTGCTTGGAGGAATAGCCATCGGGGCACTGTTTTCAGCATTTACCTCCTGTATTAAGTACCTTGCAGACCCTAACAGCAAGTTACCCGAAATTGTATACTGGCTTATGGGCAGCCTAGCTTCAGTTAACAGCAGCAGCATAATGATGATTAGCGTGCCTATCTTAATTGGTTTTACAGCCCTTTTACTAGTAAGGTGGAGACTTAACGTTCTTTCTATGGGTGATGATGAAGCCCGAGCACTTGGTATAAATATAGACCGGTTGAGAATACTTGTAATTACGTGCTGTACACTTTTAACTGCCGCAGCTGTAAGCATAAGCGGAATTATAGGCTGGGTCGGCCTGGTAATACCACACGTAGCCAGGATGATTGTAGGGCCAGACCACAGGAAACTTTTACCTGCAAGCATTGCACTAGGCGCATTTTTCCTGTTGTTAGTGGATGATGTGTGCAGAACTGCAGTCTCAATAGAAATCCCATTAGGAATATTAACAGCCATAATTGGAGCTCCTTTCTTTGTTTATCTCCTCAATAAAGGTTATGAGGGATGGTCATGA
- a CDS encoding XdhC/CoxI family protein: MNMNMYEIVEDYLKNEKIGAIATVISRDGSAPRDVGAKMFIGEEGKIYGTIGGGNLEHSVYKQALSTMGTEKPEMIHIRMDSKEVASDGMICGGNIDVLLEPVHLKNIELYRRLGELKRMGLNGVLVTQFDGENYLKTVIEENAEISGDPISEEDKNAFLKHMRSTDLQFEDGVIVESLHIAPSLYVFGAGHVSQFISKIAKMVGFYVVIIDDRAEFASRERFPDADEVLVESFYDVFNRLNFTGSEYVVIVTRGHQFDRDVLIESLKKNAKYIGMIGSRRKVKMVLEHMKEIGLDPEAVDNVYSPIGLSINAETPQEIAVSIVGELVKVRRS; the protein is encoded by the coding sequence ATGAATATGAACATGTACGAAATTGTAGAGGATTATCTTAAAAACGAGAAGATAGGGGCCATTGCAACCGTTATATCGCGAGATGGGTCTGCACCACGAGACGTAGGTGCTAAAATGTTTATTGGAGAAGAGGGTAAAATTTATGGAACTATCGGAGGCGGTAACCTTGAACACAGTGTTTATAAACAGGCCCTATCCACAATGGGTACAGAAAAACCGGAAATGATCCACATACGGATGGACAGTAAAGAAGTGGCATCTGACGGCATGATCTGCGGGGGAAACATTGATGTTCTTTTGGAGCCTGTACATTTAAAAAATATTGAACTTTACAGACGCCTTGGAGAGTTAAAAAGAATGGGGTTAAATGGAGTTCTTGTAACACAGTTCGATGGAGAAAACTACCTTAAAACAGTTATAGAAGAAAATGCAGAAATAAGCGGGGACCCCATATCTGAAGAGGATAAAAATGCATTCTTAAAACACATGCGCAGTACAGATCTCCAATTTGAAGACGGAGTTATTGTTGAATCACTCCATATCGCGCCGTCACTTTATGTTTTTGGTGCAGGCCACGTTTCACAGTTCATCTCAAAAATAGCCAAGATGGTAGGGTTCTACGTTGTTATCATAGATGACCGCGCCGAATTTGCAAGCAGGGAAAGATTCCCAGATGCTGATGAAGTCCTTGTTGAGTCATTTTACGATGTGTTCAACCGTTTAAACTTCACGGGAAGTGAATACGTGGTAATCGTTACAAGAGGACATCAATTCGACAGAGATGTGCTTATAGAATCCCTGAAAAAAAACGCCAAATATATAGGCATGATAGGGAGCAGACGGAAAGTGAAAATGGTTCTCGAACATATGAAAGAGATTGGACTTGACCCTGAAGCTGTTGATAATGTTTACTCCCCTATTGGGCTTTCCATTAATGCAGAAACACCTCAAGAAATTGCAGTTAGTATTGTAGGCGAACTCGTAAAGGTAAGAAGATCCTGA